The following proteins come from a genomic window of Alnus glutinosa chromosome 10, dhAlnGlut1.1, whole genome shotgun sequence:
- the LOC133879529 gene encoding uncharacterized protein LOC133879529 isoform X1 encodes MEALIFPQISSFLPFFVVHDWNQKGKKSKKKDYNFFSLGQQPLIASKGTKILSYFPHSANTRRSSLCFSLSLPLGCLATKRKEGSLSLSQVLIKERRQELLGYG; translated from the exons atgGAAGCTCTGATCTTCCCTCAAATCAGTagctttcttcctttctttgttgtGCATGATTGGaatcaaaaaggaaagaaatcaaagaagaagGATTACAACTTCTTCTCCCTTGGACAACAGCCTTTG ATTGCATCGAAGGGAACAAAGATCCTCTCCTACTTTCCTCACTCGGCCAACACTAGGAGAagttctctctgtttctctctttctcttcctctcggGTGCCTTGCAACAAAGAGGAAAGaagggtctctctctctctctcaagtttTGATTAAG GAACGAAGGCAAGAGCTGCTAGGTTATGGATGA
- the LOC133879529 gene encoding uncharacterized protein LOC133879529 isoform X2, protein MEALIFPQISSFLPFFVVHDWNQKGKKSKKKDYNFFSLGQQPLIASKGTKILSYFPHSANTRRSSLCFSLSLPLGCLATKRKEGSLSLSQVLIKWFYL, encoded by the exons atgGAAGCTCTGATCTTCCCTCAAATCAGTagctttcttcctttctttgttgtGCATGATTGGaatcaaaaaggaaagaaatcaaagaagaagGATTACAACTTCTTCTCCCTTGGACAACAGCCTTTG ATTGCATCGAAGGGAACAAAGATCCTCTCCTACTTTCCTCACTCGGCCAACACTAGGAGAagttctctctgtttctctctttctcttcctctcggGTGCCTTGCAACAAAGAGGAAAGaagggtctctctctctctctcaagtttTGATTAAG TGGTTTTATCTCTGA